A part of Xenopus tropicalis strain Nigerian chromosome 4, UCB_Xtro_10.0, whole genome shotgun sequence genomic DNA contains:
- the cpt2 gene encoding carnitine O-palmitoyltransferase 2, mitochondrial precursor, producing MARLLTSSSALRWGAVSSSQSVGRAYSSGSPDTEYVQRSIVPTMHFQKSLPRLPIPKLEDTIKRYLNAQRPLLDDVQFKKTEQLALNFQNGVGKQLHEELVQQDKQNKHTSYISGPWFDMYLCARESIVLNFNPFISFTPDPRPDYNRQLIRATNMTVSAMRFLKTMRAGYLEPEIFHLNPAKSDTLTFRKLIRFVPSSLSWYGAYMVNAYPLDMSQYFRLFNGTRIPKPNRDELWTDEKGRHLLVLRKGNFYVFDVIDKDGNIVKASEIQAHLQHILSDTTPAPEFPLGYLTSEERNTWAVLRQKLLNNGNQEALAKVDSAVFCLCLDDFPVEDRVSLSHNMLHGSGLNRWFDKSFSIIMTEDGTAAVNFEHSWGDGVAVLRFQNEVFKDSTQRPAISPESCSAPVDSSKAVQRLHFNLDDSLKAAIANAKEKFDTSVNALSIATMEFKKGGKELLKTQKLSPDAVSQLSFQMAFLRQYGKTTATYESCSTAAFKHGRTETVRPASIYTKKCSEAFVMHPSKHSPAELRSMLQDCSKYHGQLTKEAAMGQGFDRHLFALRYLASSKGLSLPEIYQDASYAQINHNVLSTSTLTSPAVQLGGFAPVVPDGFGVGYGVHDDWIGCNVSSYQTRDVRQFVECVHQSLDDIFTVLQDKPIK from the exons ATGGCTCGCTTGCTAACCTCTTCATCTGCCTTGAGATGGGGGGCAGTGAGTTCCTCGCAGTCAGTTGGAAGAGCGTACAGCTCCGGGAGCCCCGATACTGAGTATGTGCAGAGGAGCATTGTTCCAACTATGCACTTCCAGAAGAGCCTGCCAAG GCTGCCCATTCCTAAACTTGAAGACACTATAAAGAGATACTTGAATGCACAAAGACCTCTTCTGGATGATGTTCAGTTTAA GAAAACTGAGCAGCTGGCCTTGAACTTTCAGAATGGTGTTGGGAAGCAGCTGCATGAAGAGCTAGTGCAGCAGGACAAGCAGAACAAACATACAAGCTATATCTCTG GTCCTTGGTTTGATATGTATCTGTGTGCCCGTGAATCCATTGTGCTTAATTTTAATCCCTTTATATCTTTTACACCTGACCCAAGGCCGGATTATAACAGGCAGCTGATCAGAGCCACAAACATGACAGTATCTGCCATGCGTTTTCTAAAGACCATGAGAGCTGGGTATTTGGAACCTGAAATCTTCCACTTAAATCCAGCCAAAAGTGACACACTGACATTTCGGAAATTAATCCGGTTTGTGCCCTCCTCTCTTTCCTGGTACGGTGCATATATGGTGAATGCATATCCTTTAGACATGTCACAGTATTTCCGTCTTTTTAACGGTACTCGCATTCCAAAACCTAACAGAGATGAACTGTGGACAGATGAAAAGGGTAGACACTTATTGGTTCTACGAAAAGGGAACTTCTATGTGTTTGATGTCATAGACAAAGATGGAAATATAGTAAAGGCATCTGAAATCCAGGCACATCTACAACACATCTTGTCTGATACCACTCCAGCCCCAGAATTCCCACTAGGGTATTTAACCAGTGAAGAGAGGAACACATGGGCAGTTCTAAGGCAGAAATTGTTAAACAATGGCAACCAAGAGGCTCTGGCAAAAGTGGATTCTGCTGTGTTTTGCTTGTGTTTGGATGATTTCCCCGTTGAAGATCGTGTTAGTTTATCACACAATATGCTGCATGGTTCTGGTCTAAATCGCTGGTTTGACAAGTCATTTAGCATTATCATGACTGAAGATGGTACAGCCGCTGTTAATTTTGAGCACTCATGGGGAGATGGAGTTGCTGTTTTAAGGTTCCAAAATGAGGTTTTTAAGGACAGCACACAGAGGCCAGCGATATCGCCAGAGTCATGTTCTGCTCCTGTGGACTCAAGCAAAGCAGTTCAGAGACTGCACTTTAACTTAGATGACTCTTTGAAAGCTGCAATAGCAAATGCCAAAGAAAAATTTGACACTTCTGTAAATGCACTATCCATTGCAACAATGGAGTTCAAGAAAGGAGGAAAAGAGTTACTCAAGACACAGAAGCTGAGCCCTGATGCTGTGTCACAGCTGTCCTTTCAGATGGCTTTTCTCAGGCAGTATGGCAAGACAACGGCCACATATGAATCCTGCAGCACTGCAGCATTCAAACATGGTCGCACAGAGACTGTAAGGCCAGCTTCCATATACACTAAGAAGTGCTCAGAGGCTTTTGTTATGCATCCGTCCAAGCATAGCCCAGCAGAGCTCCGCAGTATGCTGCAGGACTGTTCCAAATACCACGGACAACTGACCAAGGAAGCAGCAATGG GTCAGGGATTTGATCGGCATTTATTTGCGCTGCGATACTTGGCATCCAGCAAGGGGCTTTCGCTTCCTGAAATTTACCAGGATGCCTCATACGCACAGATTAATCATAATGTCCTATCCACCAGCACGCTCACCAGCCCTGCCGTACAGCTCGGGGGTTTTGCACCAGTAGTGCCGGATGGGTTTGGCGTAGGATATGGCGTACATGATGACTGGATTGGCTGCAATGTTTCTTCATACCAAACTCGTGATGTGAGACAGTTTGTGGAGTGCGTGCATCAATCCCTAGATGACATCTTTACAGTTTTGCAAGACAAACCCATAAAATAG